The Listeria swaminathanii genome has a window encoding:
- a CDS encoding diacylglycerol kinase family lipid kinase — MQKKAMIVYNPAAGKNKFRKLLPDAEKILTEADFEVTLVPSTKAPKSTTKIAQQAAEAGYDVVIAAGGDGTVNEVVNGLMQVEKRPKLGILPVGTTNDYARALNVAKDPLEALQIIAKQETIQVDIGKANETEFFINNAAGGRITEITYAVKESMKSKWGRLAYLFSGLTVLPKLSPVSVEIAYNEEVFKGEILLFFVNKSNSVGGMETLCPPAELNSGMFELLILKKVSPKKLFQLFASIKKGTHLSSPDVIHVRTDKVVIKSEADLNVSYDGVYGGKATYTLEVIPEALEVFADEKRISDRLRG; from the coding sequence TTGCAGAAGAAAGCAATGATAGTATACAATCCGGCAGCAGGGAAAAATAAATTTCGAAAATTACTTCCAGATGCAGAAAAAATTTTAACAGAAGCAGATTTTGAAGTAACTTTAGTCCCGTCAACTAAAGCACCAAAGAGCACGACAAAAATTGCACAACAAGCGGCTGAGGCAGGTTATGATGTCGTGATTGCTGCAGGTGGCGATGGCACAGTGAATGAAGTCGTCAACGGTTTAATGCAAGTGGAAAAAAGACCGAAACTAGGAATTCTACCAGTAGGCACAACGAACGATTATGCCAGAGCATTAAATGTGGCTAAAGATCCACTCGAAGCGCTTCAGATTATTGCTAAACAAGAAACGATTCAGGTAGACATTGGAAAAGCTAACGAAACCGAATTTTTTATTAATAATGCAGCAGGCGGAAGAATCACAGAAATAACGTACGCTGTAAAAGAATCGATGAAATCCAAATGGGGAAGATTAGCGTATCTTTTCAGTGGACTTACAGTACTTCCGAAATTATCACCAGTGAGTGTGGAAATTGCCTACAATGAGGAAGTTTTCAAAGGTGAAATTCTGTTGTTTTTCGTAAATAAATCGAATTCAGTTGGCGGGATGGAAACACTCTGTCCACCAGCAGAATTAAACAGCGGTATGTTCGAACTTTTAATTTTAAAAAAGGTGTCGCCTAAAAAATTATTTCAACTTTTTGCTTCCATAAAAAAAGGAACGCATTTAAGTAGTCCGGATGTCATTCATGTGCGCACCGATAAAGTAGTGATAAAAAGTGAGGCAGATTTAAATGTAAGTTACGACGGTGTATATGGTGGGAAAGCCACGTATACATTAGAGGTAATCCCGGAAGCATTAGAAGTATTTGCCGATGAAAAACGAATTTCAGACCGTCTTAGAGGCTAA
- a CDS encoding glycosyltransferase family 4 protein — MNIGIFTDTYSPQISGVATSIMIMENELRKQGHTVYIFTTTDPNADRESEEGRVFRLPSIPFVFFPERRVAIAGMNKFIKLVGRLDLDIIHTHTEFSLGLLGKRIAKKYHIPSIHTYHTMYVDYLHYIAKGKILTPSMVGKMTKSFCDSYDAIITPTAKVRHHLEEQGIHKLMYTVPTGTDISSFAPVEKQRILDLKKSLGIGTEDPVILSLGRIAHEKNIDAIINAMPEVLQTKPTAKLVIVGDGPVRKDLEKLVEEKHLEAHVIFTGAVDWENISLYYQLGDLFVSASTTETQGLTYAEAMAASLPVVAKRDESIEGFLSDRETAFLFDEDYELASLLIKILSDKNTATLVASNGRVKVESISADQFGINIESTYNEIREIYRVKRQNGTIKVKPTLIKSKIASQVFSLSSSTHVQRKERSSRRD, encoded by the coding sequence ATGAATATAGGGATTTTTACGGATACCTACAGTCCGCAAATTAGCGGTGTAGCTACATCGATAATGATTATGGAAAACGAACTAAGAAAACAAGGGCACACTGTATATATATTTACGACAACCGATCCGAACGCTGATAGAGAAAGCGAAGAGGGGCGTGTGTTTCGTTTGCCAAGTATTCCGTTTGTCTTTTTTCCAGAACGTCGCGTAGCAATTGCTGGAATGAATAAGTTTATTAAGCTAGTAGGTCGCTTGGACTTAGATATTATTCACACACATACGGAGTTTTCTTTAGGTCTATTAGGTAAGCGAATTGCTAAAAAATATCATATTCCTTCTATTCATACTTACCACACAATGTATGTCGATTATTTGCATTATATTGCGAAAGGTAAAATTTTAACACCGTCAATGGTGGGGAAAATGACCAAATCATTTTGTGATAGCTATGATGCGATAATTACTCCGACAGCAAAAGTTAGACATCACTTAGAAGAACAAGGTATCCACAAATTAATGTATACAGTTCCAACAGGCACAGATATTTCATCGTTCGCGCCGGTTGAGAAACAGCGAATTCTAGACTTGAAAAAATCACTTGGAATCGGAACAGAAGATCCAGTGATACTTTCGCTCGGAAGAATTGCTCATGAAAAAAATATTGATGCGATTATTAACGCAATGCCAGAAGTCCTACAAACGAAACCAACAGCCAAACTTGTTATTGTTGGCGATGGACCGGTACGTAAAGACTTAGAAAAATTAGTAGAAGAAAAACATTTAGAAGCGCATGTTATTTTCACCGGAGCAGTTGACTGGGAAAATATTAGTTTATATTACCAATTAGGAGATCTCTTTGTGAGTGCATCAACGACAGAAACGCAAGGATTAACCTATGCAGAAGCAATGGCGGCATCTTTACCAGTCGTTGCTAAACGTGATGAAAGCATTGAAGGATTTTTAAGTGACCGAGAAACGGCCTTTTTATTCGATGAAGATTATGAGCTTGCAAGTCTATTAATTAAAATACTTTCAGATAAAAATACAGCAACATTAGTAGCGTCAAACGGTAGAGTAAAAGTAGAATCCATTTCGGCGGATCAATTTGGCATCAACATTGAATCTACATATAATGAAATTCGTGAAATTTATCGAGTAAAGCGACAAAATGGCACGATAAAAGTAAAACCAACATTAATAAAAAGTAAAATAGCATCACAAGTATTTTCACTATCATCTTCTACGCATGTTCAAAGGAAAGAGAGGTCATCGCGGCGTGATTAA
- the argS gene encoding arginine--tRNA ligase: protein MNVMQKNQIKLIEHIKQAVVQAVGLEETEVPEILLEVPKDKKHGDYSTNIAMQLARVAKKAPRQIAESIVPELKKDNKLIKEVEIAGPGFINFYLDNAYLTDLVPVILKEDKKYGESNFGKGEKFQIEFVSANPTGDLHLGHARGAAIGDSLANIMKMAGFDVSREYYINDAGNQINNLVLSAEARYFEALGLESEFPEDGYRGADIISLGKDLAAKYGDKYVNASEEERRSVFRVDALAFETGKLRADLEEFRVSFDEWFSETSLYEENKVLPALERLRENGYIYEQDGATWLRTTDFEDDKDRVLIKSDGSYTYFLPDIAYHLNKLERGFDVLIDIWGADHHGYIPRMRAAIEALGYSPNQLEVEIIQLVHLFEDGVQVKMSKRTGKSVTMRDLIEEVGLDATRYFFAMRSSDTHMNFDMSLAKSTSNDNPVYYVQYAHARISSILRSGKEQGLEVTEAADMSLLQTEAEYDLLKVLGEFADVVAEAAAKRAPHRIVRYLNDLAAAFHRFYNSNKVLDMDNLEVTKARLALIKTAQITLRNGLTLLGVSAPEKM, encoded by the coding sequence ATGAATGTCATGCAAAAGAACCAAATTAAACTAATTGAACATATCAAACAAGCAGTTGTCCAAGCGGTTGGTTTAGAAGAAACAGAAGTACCAGAAATTTTACTCGAAGTACCTAAAGATAAAAAGCATGGAGATTATTCGACTAATATTGCGATGCAACTTGCTAGAGTAGCTAAGAAAGCCCCTCGTCAAATTGCCGAAAGTATCGTTCCAGAACTAAAAAAAGACAACAAATTAATTAAAGAAGTAGAAATTGCTGGACCTGGTTTTATTAATTTCTATTTAGATAATGCTTATTTAACCGACTTAGTTCCAGTTATTCTAAAAGAAGATAAAAAATACGGCGAGTCCAATTTTGGTAAAGGAGAAAAATTCCAAATTGAATTTGTTTCCGCTAACCCAACTGGTGACTTACATTTAGGGCATGCTCGTGGTGCGGCAATTGGTGATTCACTTGCTAACATTATGAAAATGGCTGGCTTCGATGTTTCAAGAGAATATTATATTAATGATGCCGGAAATCAAATTAATAATTTAGTTCTTTCAGCAGAAGCACGTTATTTTGAAGCGTTAGGCTTAGAATCTGAATTCCCAGAAGACGGCTACCGCGGTGCAGATATTATCTCCCTTGGTAAAGATTTAGCTGCTAAATACGGCGATAAATATGTGAATGCAAGCGAAGAAGAGCGTCGTTCCGTTTTCCGTGTGGATGCACTAGCATTCGAAACTGGAAAATTACGCGCTGACTTAGAAGAATTCCGCGTTTCTTTTGATGAGTGGTTTTCAGAAACGTCTCTATATGAAGAAAACAAAGTGTTGCCAGCGTTAGAACGTCTACGCGAAAATGGCTATATTTACGAACAAGATGGCGCGACTTGGTTAAGAACGACTGATTTTGAAGATGATAAAGACCGTGTTTTAATCAAATCAGACGGTAGCTACACGTATTTCTTACCAGATATCGCTTACCATTTAAACAAATTAGAGCGTGGCTTTGATGTGTTAATTGATATTTGGGGAGCGGATCACCATGGTTATATTCCGCGGATGCGTGCTGCGATTGAAGCACTTGGTTACTCGCCAAACCAACTGGAAGTAGAAATTATTCAACTTGTTCACTTATTTGAAGACGGCGTTCAAGTTAAAATGAGTAAACGTACTGGTAAATCTGTTACAATGCGTGACTTAATTGAAGAAGTTGGCCTTGATGCGACAAGATATTTCTTTGCAATGCGTAGTTCTGATACACATATGAACTTCGATATGAGCTTAGCAAAATCAACGTCTAACGATAATCCGGTTTATTATGTACAATATGCGCATGCCAGAATTTCTAGTATTTTACGTTCTGGTAAAGAACAAGGTTTAGAAGTTACGGAAGCTGCTGACATGAGCTTGCTACAAACCGAAGCAGAATATGATTTGTTAAAAGTACTAGGTGAGTTCGCGGACGTTGTTGCAGAAGCTGCTGCCAAAAGAGCACCACATCGTATCGTTCGCTACTTAAACGATTTAGCGGCTGCATTCCACCGTTTCTACAATAGCAATAAAGTACTCGATATGGATAATTTAGAAGTAACGAAAGCTAGACTAGCGCTTATTAAGACAGCACAAATTACCCTTAGAAATGGTTTGACGCTTCTGGGTGTATCTGCACCAGAAAAAATGTGA
- a CDS encoding GW domain-containing glycosaminoglycan-binding protein: MKKLVKSAVVFTSLAFIGASATMITEKASAASTETVQSVDDQSIYIPQGVRDGTATEEHDGFEDGTNSALNSVPLLRATTGYPDVNSYIKSNKFSSASIEKQLQSQFPKFNYRNGYGKPEGIVIHETANNSSTITGEISYMSRNYNNAFVHSFVDKSRIIQIHPTENGVWGAGQYANSRFIQVELVRSKTFDEFARSINNYAYYAAYLLDQYNLPVDSAHNDGKGTVWSHDSVTRYLGGTTHTDPVSYFNQWGYNFNSFVTLINEKYNAIQASKVTYDKIEYDKGVTAYARVKTAPYNAVWTKPYKTEGAKLVNPLSSYVGKNMRILREAKTPITTWYQFSIDGKTIGWVDTRALDTFYKQSMETPANLTRYVVPNKASESYYKVPVADADVKWGSLSTYKNEKLTVDKQATVEGQLWYRVSAGSTFIGWTKAANLTATSPFDKIEYDKGVTAYARVKTAPGNAVWTKPYKTEGANLVNQLSVYAGKNMRILREAKTPITTWYQFSIDGKTIGWVDTRALDTFYKQSMETPANLTRYVVANKASEAYYKVPVADADVKWGTLATYKNEKLTVDKQATVEGQLWYRVSAGSTFIGWTKAANLTATSPFDPIEYDKGVTAYARVKTAPGNAVWTKPYKTEGATLVNQLSVYAGKNMRILREAKTPITTWYQFSIDGKVIGWVDTRPLDTFYKQSMETPTNLTRYVIPSKTGEAYYKVPVVDADVKWGTLATYKNEKLTVDSQATVEGQLWYRIRTSTTFIGWTKASNLSATK, translated from the coding sequence TTGAAAAAATTAGTAAAATCGGCGGTTGTTTTTACAAGCCTTGCTTTTATTGGCGCGTCCGCTACCATGATTACAGAGAAAGCAAGTGCAGCTTCCACGGAAACCGTGCAAAGTGTAGATGATCAATCCATCTATATTCCCCAAGGAGTTAGGGACGGAACTGCTACGGAAGAACATGACGGCTTTGAAGATGGAACTAATAGCGCACTTAACTCTGTGCCATTACTTCGTGCAACAACAGGATATCCTGACGTTAATTCCTATATTAAATCAAACAAATTTTCAAGCGCATCTATAGAAAAACAATTACAAAGTCAATTTCCTAAATTTAATTACCGTAATGGTTACGGGAAACCTGAAGGAATAGTCATTCATGAAACTGCAAATAATTCTTCTACTATTACAGGTGAGATTAGTTATATGAGTAGAAACTACAATAATGCTTTCGTTCATTCATTTGTAGATAAATCTCGTATTATTCAAATTCATCCAACTGAGAATGGGGTTTGGGGAGCCGGTCAATATGCCAATTCTCGCTTTATCCAAGTCGAATTAGTTCGTTCGAAAACATTTGACGAATTCGCTCGTTCTATTAATAACTACGCCTATTACGCAGCTTATCTGTTAGATCAATATAATCTTCCAGTTGATAGCGCGCATAATGATGGCAAAGGAACTGTTTGGTCTCATGATTCGGTTACACGTTATCTTGGTGGAACAACGCACACTGACCCTGTTTCTTATTTCAATCAATGGGGCTATAACTTCAATAGTTTTGTGACATTGATTAACGAAAAATATAACGCTATTCAAGCAAGCAAAGTCACTTATGACAAAATCGAATATGATAAAGGCGTAACTGCTTATGCAAGAGTAAAAACTGCACCTTATAATGCTGTTTGGACGAAACCTTACAAAACAGAAGGCGCAAAACTTGTAAATCCACTATCTTCGTATGTTGGCAAAAACATGCGTATCTTGCGCGAAGCCAAAACACCAATCACTACTTGGTATCAATTTAGCATTGATGGCAAAACAATTGGTTGGGTTGACACACGTGCACTTGATACATTCTACAAACAAAGCATGGAAACACCTGCCAATCTAACACGTTACGTCGTGCCAAATAAAGCCAGCGAATCCTACTATAAAGTTCCAGTAGCTGATGCTGATGTTAAATGGGGCTCTTTATCCACTTATAAAAACGAAAAATTAACCGTTGACAAACAAGCAACTGTTGAAGGACAACTTTGGTACCGCGTGAGTGCAGGATCCACTTTTATTGGCTGGACGAAAGCCGCGAACTTAACAGCTACTTCTCCTTTCGATAAAATTGAATACGATAAAGGCGTAACTGCTTATGCGAGAGTTAAAACTGCTCCAGGTAATGCCGTTTGGACGAAACCTTATAAAACAGAAGGCGCTAATTTAGTTAATCAACTTTCTGTCTATGCTGGTAAAAATATGCGTATCTTGCGCGAAGCCAAAACACCAATTACAACTTGGTATCAATTTAGCATTGATGGCAAAACGATTGGTTGGGTTGACACACGCGCACTCGATACCTTCTACAAACAAAGCATGGAAACGCCTGCTAATCTAACGCGTTACGTTGTGGCAAATAAAGCCAGTGAAGCCTACTATAAAGTTCCAGTAGCCGATGCCGACGTTAAATGGGGCACTTTAGCCACTTATAAAAACGAAAAATTAACCGTTGACAAACAAGCAACTGTTGAGGGACAACTTTGGTATCGCGTGAGCGCAGGATCTACTTTTATTGGTTGGACGAAAGCTGCGAACTTAACAGCTACGTCTCCATTTGATCCAATCGAGTATGATAAAGGCGTAACTGCTTATGCGAGAGTTAAAACTGCACCGGGTAATGCCGTTTGGACGAAACCTTACAAAACAGAAGGTGCTACTCTAGTTAACCAACTGTCTGTCTATGCTGGCAAAAACATGCGTATCTTGCGCGAAGCTAAAACGCCAATCACTACTTGGTATCAATTTAGTATTGATGGCAAAGTAATTGGTTGGGTTGACACTCGTCCACTTGATACGTTCTACAAACAAAGCATGGAAACACCGACTAATTTAACGCGTTACGTCATCCCAAGCAAAACTGGCGAAGCGTACTATAAGGTTCCAGTAGTGGATGCCGATGTTAAATGGGGCACTTTAGCAACATACAAAAATGAAAAATTAACTGTCGATAGCCAAGCAACTGTCGAAGGACAACTTTGGTATCGTATAAGAACAAGTACTACTTTTATTGGTTGGACGAAAGCTTCTAACCTTAGTGCTACTAAATAA
- a CDS encoding DUF1934 domain-containing protein: MTANQMERKKVTIHITNVIRQMDAEEKSDMSVSGVFYRDKGNRYLHYEEKQLAGTIRTVLKIADNELLLMRSGAVNMRMHFFRDNRRSTASVDSGAGKLQLESELVSMEELYENKPDVLSEVAFQYDLLSHGEYIGSYTVLMKIEEDAE; the protein is encoded by the coding sequence ATGACAGCCAACCAAATGGAACGAAAAAAAGTAACTATTCATATCACCAATGTCATCCGTCAGATGGATGCAGAAGAGAAATCCGATATGTCTGTTTCGGGTGTTTTTTACCGCGATAAAGGCAATCGTTATCTGCATTATGAGGAAAAACAATTAGCTGGAACAATTCGTACGGTTCTTAAAATTGCTGACAACGAGCTACTTTTAATGCGAAGTGGTGCCGTAAATATGAGAATGCACTTTTTCCGAGATAATAGGAGAAGTACTGCGTCTGTTGATTCAGGAGCAGGAAAATTACAATTAGAATCAGAATTAGTATCAATGGAAGAACTATATGAAAATAAGCCAGATGTATTGAGCGAAGTTGCTTTTCAATATGATTTGCTAAGCCACGGCGAATACATCGGCTCATATACTGTTTTAATGAAAATAGAGGAGGACGCAGAATGA
- a CDS encoding glycosyltransferase family 4 protein, whose amino-acid sequence MIKLTMLSSAEKVKGQGVASAYRELVNLLEERDINEIDMKINSFEKSDITHYHTVDFRFFLSTFFKKKRGVRVGYVHFLPETMEGSLKLPWIARVVFYKYLIGFYKRMDEIVVVNPSFIPKLTAYNIPEEKIHYIPNFVSKKSFFPISQAEKQLAREKYGIPADKFTVIGIGQVQHRKGVLDFIEVAKKLPDVQFVWAGGFSFGKITSGYEELKKIYDNPPSNVKFIGIVDRSEMNACINMADVFFMPSYNELFPMAILEAMSSDVPILLRNLDLYEEILDGYYVKEMDNAGFIRAIERLEHDANYYNEMLQAAKRGAAYYSEDRLAKIWLDFYQGLLTKE is encoded by the coding sequence GTGATTAAGTTGACAATGCTATCTTCGGCAGAAAAAGTAAAAGGACAAGGTGTAGCATCGGCTTACCGCGAACTTGTGAACTTGCTAGAAGAAAGAGATATAAATGAAATTGATATGAAGATTAATAGTTTTGAGAAATCGGATATCACGCATTACCATACCGTTGATTTCCGTTTTTTTCTTTCGACTTTTTTTAAGAAGAAACGAGGCGTTCGGGTTGGATATGTTCATTTTTTGCCCGAAACAATGGAAGGTAGTTTGAAGCTACCTTGGATTGCCCGGGTTGTTTTTTATAAGTATTTGATTGGTTTTTATAAGCGTATGGATGAAATCGTTGTGGTTAATCCATCTTTTATACCGAAACTAACTGCTTATAATATCCCTGAAGAAAAAATCCATTATATCCCAAATTTCGTTTCCAAAAAGAGCTTTTTTCCGATTTCTCAGGCAGAAAAACAACTGGCTCGCGAGAAATATGGAATTCCTGCTGATAAATTCACGGTGATTGGCATTGGGCAAGTACAGCATCGTAAAGGCGTGCTTGATTTTATCGAAGTAGCGAAAAAACTTCCCGATGTTCAATTTGTTTGGGCGGGTGGATTTTCTTTTGGGAAAATTACTTCTGGCTACGAGGAATTGAAAAAAATCTATGATAATCCACCGAGTAATGTGAAATTCATTGGGATTGTAGATCGTTCGGAAATGAATGCTTGTATTAATATGGCCGATGTATTCTTTATGCCTTCTTACAATGAGCTGTTTCCGATGGCGATTTTGGAAGCGATGAGTTCGGATGTTCCGATATTACTACGGAATTTGGATTTATATGAAGAAATTTTAGACGGTTATTATGTGAAAGAAATGGATAATGCCGGGTTCATTCGGGCTATCGAACGTTTAGAACATGATGCGAATTATTATAATGAAATGTTGCAAGCAGCGAAACGCGGGGCAGCTTATTATTCCGAAGATCGCCTTGCTAAAATATGGTTGGACTTTTATCAAGGTTTACTAACGAAGGAGTGA
- the fba gene encoding class II fructose-1,6-bisphosphate aldolase, with translation MPIVNMTDMLKKALAGKYAVGQFNINNLEWTQAILKAAEAEKAPVILGVSEGAAKYMGGFKTVVKMTEGLVEDLKITVPVAIHLDHGSSFDSCKAAIDAGFSSVMIDGSHHPIDENIEMTKKVVDYAHAKGVSVEAEIGTVGGDEDGVTGGINYADPQECLRVVKEANIDALAAALGSVHGPYHGEPVLGFDEMKEISELTGAPLVLHGGSGIPEHQVKKAIELGHSKINVNTECQIVWTAAVREKLATDDKVYDPRKVIGPGVDAIIKTVSEKIQEFGSNGKA, from the coding sequence ATGCCTATCGTTAACATGACAGACATGCTGAAAAAAGCATTAGCTGGAAAATATGCTGTTGGTCAATTCAACATCAACAACCTTGAATGGACTCAAGCTATTTTGAAAGCTGCAGAAGCAGAAAAAGCACCAGTTATTTTAGGAGTTTCTGAAGGAGCTGCTAAATACATGGGAGGATTCAAAACAGTTGTAAAAATGACTGAAGGACTTGTAGAAGACCTGAAAATCACTGTACCTGTTGCGATTCACCTTGATCATGGTTCAAGTTTTGATTCTTGTAAAGCGGCTATCGATGCAGGATTTTCTTCTGTAATGATCGACGGCTCTCACCACCCAATCGACGAAAACATTGAAATGACTAAAAAAGTTGTTGATTACGCGCATGCTAAAGGCGTATCTGTTGAAGCTGAAATTGGAACTGTTGGTGGAGACGAAGACGGAGTTACTGGTGGAATCAACTATGCTGATCCACAAGAATGTTTACGTGTAGTTAAAGAAGCTAACATTGATGCACTTGCTGCAGCATTAGGTTCTGTACACGGTCCTTACCACGGCGAACCTGTTCTTGGTTTTGACGAAATGAAAGAAATCTCCGAACTTACAGGTGCTCCACTTGTACTTCACGGCGGTTCTGGAATTCCTGAACACCAAGTTAAAAAAGCAATTGAACTAGGTCACAGCAAAATCAACGTTAACACTGAATGCCAAATCGTTTGGACTGCAGCTGTTCGCGAAAAATTAGCTACTGATGACAAAGTTTATGATCCACGTAAAGTAATCGGCCCTGGTGTGGACGCGATTATCAAAACTGTTTCAGAAAAAATTCAAGAGTTTGGTTCTAACGGTAAAGCGTAA
- a CDS encoding CTP synthase encodes MTKYIFVTGGVVSSIGKGITAASLGRLLKNRGLSVTIQKFDPYINVDPGTMSPYQHGEVYVTDDGAETDLDLGHYERFIDINLNKYSNVTTGKVYSEVIKKERRGDYLGGTVQVIPHITNELKDRVFRAARMTNSDIIITEIGGTVGDIESLPFLEAIRQIKGDVGAENVLYIHTTLIPYIKAAGEMKTKPTQHSVKELRSLGIQPNIIVVRTEQPVSQEMKDKIALFCDIKASEVIESRDEETLYNVPLSLQKQKMDDIVLEHLQLEAPQAEMTDWKNLVHRVKNLSKKVRIGLVGKYVSLQDAYLSVAEALRHAGYDHDAEIEIDWIDSEKVTKENVAEIMKDVDGILVPGGFGDRAIEGKIAAIEYARVNKVPYFGICLGMQLATVEFARNVLGLEGAHSAEIEPETNHNIIDLLPEQKNIENMGGTLRLGLYPARIKQGTKAEAAYGTTLVEERHRHRYEFNNEYREQMEEAGMIVSATSPDGRLVEVVELIDHPWFVACQYHPEFISRPNRPQSLFKDFVGAALNNK; translated from the coding sequence ATGACAAAGTATATTTTCGTTACAGGTGGCGTAGTTTCGTCAATCGGAAAAGGAATCACAGCAGCATCACTAGGACGTTTGCTGAAAAATCGTGGGCTTAGTGTTACAATTCAAAAGTTTGATCCATACATCAACGTGGACCCAGGAACAATGAGTCCATACCAACACGGGGAAGTTTATGTAACGGATGATGGTGCAGAAACAGACTTGGATCTTGGCCATTACGAACGTTTTATCGATATTAACTTAAATAAATACAGCAACGTGACAACTGGTAAAGTTTACTCAGAGGTTATTAAAAAAGAACGTCGCGGGGATTACTTAGGTGGAACTGTGCAAGTTATTCCACACATTACAAACGAATTAAAAGATCGTGTTTTCCGTGCAGCTCGCATGACTAATTCAGATATTATTATCACTGAAATTGGTGGAACTGTTGGTGACATCGAATCATTACCATTCTTAGAAGCAATTCGTCAAATTAAAGGGGATGTTGGTGCGGAAAACGTACTTTATATCCACACAACTTTAATTCCCTACATCAAAGCAGCTGGCGAAATGAAAACAAAACCAACACAACATAGTGTAAAAGAACTTCGCAGCCTAGGAATTCAACCAAACATTATCGTTGTTCGTACAGAGCAACCAGTTTCACAAGAAATGAAAGACAAGATTGCGCTATTTTGTGATATTAAAGCTTCTGAGGTTATTGAATCTCGTGATGAAGAAACACTTTATAACGTACCACTTTCTTTACAAAAACAAAAAATGGATGATATCGTCCTTGAACACTTGCAATTAGAAGCACCACAAGCTGAAATGACTGATTGGAAAAACCTAGTACACCGCGTGAAAAATCTTTCCAAAAAAGTTCGTATTGGTTTAGTTGGTAAATATGTTTCCTTGCAAGATGCTTACCTTTCTGTAGCAGAAGCACTTCGTCATGCAGGATATGACCATGATGCAGAAATCGAAATCGACTGGATTGATTCTGAGAAAGTAACAAAAGAAAACGTTGCTGAGATCATGAAAGACGTTGATGGTATCTTAGTTCCTGGTGGTTTCGGCGACCGTGCTATTGAAGGTAAAATTGCTGCTATCGAGTATGCGCGCGTAAATAAAGTACCTTATTTCGGTATTTGTTTAGGTATGCAACTGGCAACTGTTGAATTTGCCCGCAATGTTCTTGGGCTTGAAGGAGCGCATTCCGCAGAAATCGAACCAGAAACAAACCACAACATCATTGACTTATTACCAGAACAAAAAAATATCGAAAACATGGGTGGAACGCTTCGTCTTGGCTTGTATCCAGCGCGTATTAAGCAAGGAACAAAAGCGGAGGCTGCTTATGGTACAACTCTTGTAGAAGAGCGTCACCGTCATCGTTATGAGTTTAATAACGAATATAGAGAACAAATGGAAGAAGCTGGCATGATTGTTTCTGCAACAAGCCCAGATGGTCGTTTAGTTGAAGTAGTTGAACTAATTGATCACCCTTGGTTCGTCGCTTGTCAATATCACCCAGAATTCATTTCCCGTCCAAACCGTCCACAAAGCTTGTTCAAAGATTTTGTTGGCGCAGCACTTAACAATAAATAA
- the rpoE gene encoding DNA-directed RNA polymerase subunit delta → MDLKNLTQEERSELSLIDVAHFILEQRKETILFPELVKEIQAFLGLKDAEIRERLVQFYTDMNIDGNFISLGNNMWGLRAWYPMDAIDEEVQTQTTPKKKRKSDEDDDEDEEILDDDVDYDDEEIVEELGEEEISLADVLLDEEEDDDDHLPDGIEGDLATVEDDYSDGDYTEDPEDK, encoded by the coding sequence TTGGATTTAAAGAACTTAACGCAAGAAGAACGTAGTGAACTGTCTTTAATTGATGTTGCACATTTTATTTTGGAACAACGGAAAGAAACTATTCTTTTCCCTGAATTAGTGAAAGAGATTCAAGCGTTCCTAGGTTTGAAAGATGCTGAAATAAGGGAGCGTCTTGTTCAATTTTATACAGATATGAATATTGATGGTAACTTTATTTCATTAGGAAACAACATGTGGGGACTTCGTGCATGGTATCCAATGGATGCAATTGATGAAGAAGTTCAAACACAAACTACTCCTAAGAAAAAACGTAAATCAGACGAAGATGACGATGAAGATGAAGAAATCTTGGATGATGACGTGGACTACGATGATGAAGAAATCGTGGAAGAACTTGGTGAAGAAGAAATCTCTCTTGCTGACGTCTTGCTTGACGAAGAGGAAGATGACGATGATCACTTACCAGACGGAATCGAAGGCGATTTAGCTACTGTAGAAGATGACTATTCTGATGGCGATTATACAGAAGACCCAGAAGATAAATAA